The Polyangiaceae bacterium genome includes a region encoding these proteins:
- the clpS gene encoding ATP-dependent Clp protease adapter ClpS, whose protein sequence is MSTKGPNDNPDRDGDLAVQEKQTTRRARPYNVVFHNDDYTTMEFVIHVLMQFFHKAETEATQIMLEVHHRGYGVVGVFTRDIAETKAEQVSEYAKKHGHPLRVTAEPAEDPEDES, encoded by the coding sequence ATGAGCACCAAGGGCCCGAACGACAATCCCGACCGGGACGGCGATCTCGCGGTCCAGGAAAAGCAGACCACTCGCCGCGCGCGCCCCTACAACGTGGTCTTTCACAATGACGACTACACGACGATGGAGTTCGTGATCCACGTCCTGATGCAGTTCTTCCACAAGGCCGAGACCGAGGCGACGCAGATCATGCTGGAAGTCCACCACCGAGGCTACGGGGTCGTCGGAGTCTTCACCCGCGACATAGCCGAGACCAAGGCCGAACAGGTCAGCGAGTACGCGAAGAAGCACGGACACCCGCTCAGGGTCACCGCCGAGCCGGCGGAAGACCCGGAGGACGAGTCGTGA
- the clpA gene encoding ATP-dependent Clp protease ATP-binding subunit ClpA, with protein sequence MKVSPEVEIACTLALREAARRNHELMTVEHLLYALLFDEGTAKVLKKSGGNVASLKKALERILDEDIPKLPEDAALTPTPSRGFQRVLQRAAIHVESSGKEELKGQNLLVAIFAEVDSPAVQVLTENGVTRYDVVSYISHGIGKGEEDDTGLVTHNPEPGADPDEEGEAQGPSALEKFAINLNERAKAGDIEPLVGRERELRRAIQVLARRKKNNPLFVGDAGVGKTAIVEGLAAKVVAKEVPKPLEDAELFALDMGALVAGTKFRGDFENRVKAVLKQLEQKTGAILFVDEIHTVIGAGAASGGTLDAANLLKPALSSGKLRCIGATTFEEYRSHMERDRALARRFQKIEVLEPSLEETLLILKGLRPRYEEFHHVSYGDEALEAAVKLAQRYLHDRKLPDKAIDLLDESGADAKLEDGEGAKVGVERIEAVVARMAQIPPRQVSSSDKTALKNLEADLRRAVFGQDRALTELSTAIKLSRAGLRPAEKPIGCYLFTGPTGVGKTEAAKQLAKTMGIELLRFDMSEYQERHTVSRLIGAPPGYVGFDRGGLLTEAIAKTPHAVLLLDEVEKAHPDVFNVLLQVMDHGTLTDNNGKKTDFRHVVLIMTSNVGASDLARRRVGFGERSSAGQDDVAFKNTFSPEFRNRLDARIAFDPLSPEVMVKVVEKFMSELGAQLAERNVTLELTDAAREYLAEKGYDKDMGARPLGRLIQDEVKRPLGDELLFGQLESGGHVVVDYQAGKIRFECTPRRLDS encoded by the coding sequence GTGAAGGTCAGCCCCGAGGTCGAGATCGCGTGCACCCTGGCCCTGCGAGAAGCGGCACGGCGCAACCACGAGCTGATGACTGTCGAGCATCTGCTCTACGCGCTGCTCTTCGACGAGGGCACTGCGAAGGTGCTGAAGAAGTCCGGGGGCAACGTCGCCAGCTTGAAGAAGGCGCTCGAGCGCATCCTCGACGAGGACATCCCCAAGCTGCCGGAAGATGCCGCGCTCACGCCCACCCCCTCCCGCGGTTTCCAGCGCGTGCTGCAGCGGGCGGCCATCCACGTCGAGTCCAGCGGCAAGGAGGAGCTGAAGGGGCAGAACCTCCTGGTCGCCATCTTCGCCGAAGTGGACTCGCCGGCGGTGCAGGTGCTGACCGAGAACGGCGTCACGCGTTACGACGTGGTGAGCTACATCTCGCACGGAATCGGCAAGGGCGAGGAGGACGACACGGGCCTCGTGACCCACAATCCCGAGCCCGGCGCCGATCCCGACGAAGAGGGTGAGGCACAGGGCCCGAGCGCCCTGGAGAAGTTCGCCATCAACCTGAACGAGCGCGCGAAGGCCGGGGACATCGAGCCCTTGGTGGGGCGCGAGCGCGAGCTCCGGCGGGCGATTCAGGTGCTGGCGCGCCGCAAGAAGAACAACCCGCTGTTCGTCGGAGACGCCGGCGTCGGCAAGACCGCCATCGTCGAGGGGCTGGCCGCGAAGGTCGTGGCGAAGGAAGTGCCGAAACCGCTCGAGGACGCCGAGCTCTTCGCGCTCGACATGGGCGCGCTGGTCGCGGGCACCAAGTTCCGCGGCGACTTCGAGAACCGCGTCAAGGCGGTGCTCAAGCAGCTGGAGCAGAAGACCGGCGCGATCTTGTTCGTGGACGAGATCCACACCGTGATCGGCGCCGGCGCGGCCAGCGGCGGCACGCTGGACGCCGCCAACCTGCTCAAGCCCGCGCTGTCGAGCGGCAAGCTGCGCTGCATCGGCGCGACCACCTTCGAGGAGTACCGCAGCCACATGGAGCGGGATCGGGCGCTGGCCCGCCGCTTCCAGAAGATCGAGGTGCTCGAGCCCAGCCTGGAGGAGACGCTGCTCATCTTGAAGGGCCTGCGCCCGCGCTACGAGGAGTTCCACCACGTGAGCTACGGCGACGAGGCGCTGGAGGCCGCGGTGAAGCTGGCTCAGCGCTACCTGCACGACCGCAAGCTGCCCGACAAGGCCATCGATCTTCTCGACGAGTCCGGCGCCGACGCGAAGCTCGAAGACGGCGAGGGCGCCAAGGTCGGCGTCGAGCGCATCGAGGCAGTGGTGGCGCGCATGGCCCAGATCCCTCCGCGCCAGGTGTCGAGCAGCGACAAGACCGCGCTCAAGAACCTGGAGGCCGACCTCCGACGCGCCGTGTTCGGACAGGACCGCGCGCTCACCGAGCTCAGCACCGCCATCAAGCTCTCGCGCGCGGGGCTGCGCCCCGCCGAGAAGCCCATCGGCTGCTACTTGTTCACCGGGCCCACCGGCGTCGGCAAGACCGAGGCGGCCAAGCAGCTGGCCAAGACCATGGGAATCGAGCTCTTGCGTTTCGACATGAGCGAGTACCAAGAGCGCCACACGGTCTCCCGCCTGATTGGCGCGCCCCCGGGCTACGTCGGCTTCGATCGCGGCGGTCTCTTGACCGAGGCCATCGCCAAGACGCCCCACGCCGTGCTGCTCTTGGACGAGGTCGAGAAGGCGCACCCCGACGTGTTCAACGTGCTGCTCCAGGTCATGGACCACGGCACGCTCACCGACAACAACGGAAAGAAGACCGACTTCCGCCACGTCGTGCTGATCATGACCAGCAACGTCGGCGCGTCGGACCTCGCCCGCCGGCGCGTGGGCTTCGGCGAGCGCTCGAGCGCGGGCCAAGACGACGTCGCGTTCAAGAACACCTTCAGCCCCGAGTTCCGCAACCGGCTGGATGCGCGCATCGCGTTCGACCCGCTCTCACCCGAGGTGATGGTGAAGGTGGTCGAGAAGTTCATGAGCGAGCTCGGCGCACAGCTCGCGGAGCGCAACGTCACCCTCGAGCTGACCGACGCCGCCCGCGAGTACCTGGCGGAGAAGGGCTACGACAAGGACATGGGAGCGCGCCCGCTCGGGCGGCTGATCCAGGACGAGGTGAAGCGTCCGCTCGGCGACGAGCTCCTGTTCGGGCAGCTCGAGTCCGGCGGGCATGTCGTCGTCGACTATCAGGCTGGAAAGATCCGCTTCGAGTGCACGCCGCGAAGGCTGGACTCCTAG
- the ccrA gene encoding crotonyl-CoA carboxylase/reductase, which yields MAKQIYELSEVPDLGVVPERMHAQVIRAERFGEPKDAFQVEAVPVPELGPRDVLVYVMAAGVNYNNVWAALGVPIDVIKTRQKAGAKEAFHIGGSDASGVVWKVGAQVRNVKVGDEVVVHCGHWEPDDPHVAAGKDPMLAPSQKIWGYETNWGSFAQFTKVQDHQCLPKPPHLSWEGAAAYMLVGATAYRMLFGWAPHVVHEGDPVLIWGGAGGLGSMAIQLVKAVGGRPVAVVNSEDKFDYCKALGAVGVINRKSFHHWGMLPHWTDDAGYAEWLGQARAFGRAFWDALGDKVNPSLVFEHPGEATIPTSVFVCDTGGMVVICAGTSGYNATLDLRYHWMRQKRFQGSHFANDEQAKGVNDLVLAEKVDPCLSRTFDFAGTGDCHQLMRENRHPNGNMAILVNAKRPGLKTLAESR from the coding sequence ATGGCCAAGCAGATCTACGAGCTCAGCGAGGTCCCGGATCTCGGCGTCGTCCCGGAGCGAATGCACGCGCAGGTCATCCGTGCCGAGCGCTTCGGCGAGCCGAAGGACGCGTTCCAGGTCGAAGCCGTCCCGGTACCGGAGCTCGGTCCGCGCGACGTGCTCGTCTACGTGATGGCCGCGGGGGTCAACTACAACAACGTCTGGGCCGCGCTCGGCGTGCCCATCGACGTGATCAAGACGCGGCAGAAGGCCGGCGCGAAGGAGGCTTTCCACATCGGCGGCTCCGACGCGAGCGGCGTGGTGTGGAAGGTCGGGGCACAGGTCCGGAACGTGAAGGTCGGCGACGAGGTCGTCGTCCACTGCGGCCACTGGGAGCCGGACGATCCGCACGTGGCGGCGGGCAAGGATCCGATGCTGGCGCCTTCGCAGAAGATCTGGGGCTACGAGACCAACTGGGGCAGCTTCGCTCAGTTCACCAAGGTCCAAGACCACCAGTGCTTGCCCAAGCCCCCGCACCTGTCTTGGGAAGGGGCTGCGGCCTACATGCTGGTCGGCGCTACGGCGTACCGCATGCTGTTCGGCTGGGCGCCGCACGTCGTTCACGAGGGCGATCCGGTGCTGATCTGGGGCGGTGCCGGCGGCCTCGGCTCCATGGCCATCCAGTTGGTGAAGGCCGTAGGGGGCAGGCCCGTGGCGGTGGTGAACAGCGAGGACAAGTTCGACTACTGCAAGGCGCTTGGGGCCGTGGGCGTGATCAACCGCAAGAGCTTTCACCACTGGGGTATGTTGCCGCACTGGACCGACGACGCCGGCTACGCCGAGTGGCTGGGGCAGGCGCGGGCGTTCGGGCGCGCGTTCTGGGACGCGCTCGGTGACAAGGTGAACCCGAGCCTCGTGTTCGAGCACCCCGGTGAGGCGACCATTCCGACGAGCGTGTTCGTGTGCGACACCGGAGGGATGGTCGTCATCTGCGCCGGGACCAGCGGCTACAACGCCACGCTCGACCTGCGCTACCACTGGATGCGGCAGAAGCGCTTCCAAGGCTCGCACTTCGCCAACGACGAGCAGGCCAAGGGAGTCAACGACCTGGTCCTGGCGGAGAAGGTCGATCCATGCCTGTCTCGCACGTTCGACTTCGCCGGCACCGGCGACTGTCACCAGCTGATGCGGGAGAATCGCCACCCGAACGGCAACATGGCGATCCTGGTCAACGCGAAGCGCCCTGGTCTGAAGACGCTGGCCGAGTCGCGCTGA
- a CDS encoding acyl-CoA/acyl-ACP dehydrogenase, with amino-acid sequence MTEEPAEKSVAPHTLRGDDLEPAIAALGVLYARAKERVLGHVTEAGRISSRLLDRHQLAAHALAYLATEVEAARQLVAWSDRVGGDLERRIAGTYVGELCRQLVGGIDLGACESISLGQLWLEHDDVRETLGSPSVQALAERYGSGDAVCELARLAHEHNSFGSFGLDDETLSAIQSEFRRFVEREVLPIAQDVHRRDVLIPMDLIAKMAELGVFGLTIPEEYGGQGLGKVAMCLVTEELSRGYIGVGSLGTRSEIAAELILGGGTDEQKRDWLPRLAAGEVLSTAVFTEPNFGSDLAHIKARAEKQPDGSYQVFGQKTWITHATRADLMTLLVRTNPEDGGYGGLSMFLAPKTRGSETDIEAGGFPDPGITGTEIRVLGYRGMKEFEIGFDGFVIPPGCLLGEVEGQGFKQLMVTFESARIQTAARGVGVAQAALDEAMRYAHERVQFGVPIFSFPRVQRKLGRMIARIMATRQLTFFAARAKDSGKRCDLEAGMAKLLATRAAWEAADACVQIHGGNGYAEEYVASRLLVDARVLSIFEGANEIQAHVIARRLLEV; translated from the coding sequence ATGACCGAGGAGCCCGCCGAGAAGTCCGTCGCGCCGCACACCCTCCGCGGCGACGATCTCGAACCCGCCATCGCCGCCCTCGGCGTGCTCTACGCCCGTGCCAAGGAGCGCGTGCTCGGCCACGTGACGGAGGCCGGACGCATCTCGTCCCGGCTGCTCGATCGACATCAGCTGGCCGCGCACGCCCTCGCCTACCTGGCCACCGAGGTCGAGGCAGCCCGACAGCTCGTAGCCTGGTCGGATCGGGTGGGCGGCGATCTGGAGCGACGCATCGCCGGCACCTACGTCGGCGAGCTGTGTCGGCAGCTCGTGGGCGGCATCGACTTGGGAGCGTGCGAGTCCATCTCGCTCGGGCAGCTCTGGCTCGAGCACGACGACGTGCGCGAGACGCTCGGCAGTCCGAGCGTGCAGGCGCTGGCGGAGCGCTACGGCTCCGGTGACGCGGTGTGCGAGCTGGCGCGCCTGGCTCACGAGCACAACAGCTTCGGCAGCTTCGGGCTCGACGACGAGACCCTCTCCGCCATCCAGAGCGAGTTTCGCCGCTTCGTCGAGCGCGAGGTGCTGCCCATCGCCCAGGACGTGCATCGAAGGGACGTGCTCATCCCCATGGACCTGATCGCCAAGATGGCCGAGCTCGGCGTGTTCGGGCTGACCATCCCGGAGGAGTACGGTGGCCAGGGCCTGGGCAAGGTGGCGATGTGTCTGGTCACCGAGGAGCTCAGCCGCGGCTACATCGGGGTCGGCTCCCTCGGTACGCGCTCGGAGATCGCCGCGGAGCTCATCCTCGGCGGCGGCACGGACGAGCAGAAGCGCGACTGGCTGCCGCGCCTGGCGGCGGGCGAGGTGCTCAGCACGGCGGTGTTCACCGAGCCCAATTTCGGCTCCGATCTGGCGCACATCAAGGCTCGGGCCGAGAAGCAGCCGGACGGCAGCTACCAGGTCTTCGGCCAGAAGACCTGGATCACCCACGCGACCCGCGCCGACCTGATGACGCTCCTGGTACGCACCAACCCGGAGGACGGCGGTTACGGCGGCCTCAGCATGTTCCTGGCGCCCAAGACCCGCGGCAGCGAGACGGACATCGAGGCCGGCGGATTCCCCGACCCGGGCATCACCGGCACGGAGATCCGGGTGCTCGGCTACCGCGGCATGAAGGAGTTCGAGATCGGCTTCGACGGCTTCGTCATCCCGCCGGGGTGCCTGCTCGGCGAAGTCGAGGGGCAAGGCTTCAAGCAGCTGATGGTGACGTTCGAGAGCGCCCGCATCCAGACCGCGGCGCGCGGCGTCGGGGTCGCTCAGGCCGCGCTCGACGAGGCGATGCGCTACGCCCACGAACGCGTGCAGTTCGGCGTGCCGATCTTCAGCTTCCCCCGCGTGCAACGCAAGCTCGGTCGCATGATCGCCCGCATCATGGCGACGCGCCAGCTGACCTTCTTCGCGGCGCGCGCCAAGGACAGCGGCAAGCGCTGCGACCTGGAGGCGGGCATGGCAAAGCTGCTCGCCACCCGGGCGGCCTGGGAGGCAGCTGATGCCTGCGTGCAGATCCACGGCGGCAACGGCTACGCGGAAGAGTACGTGGCTTCGCGCCTGCTGGTGGACGCGAGGGTGCTCAGCATCTTCGAGGGCGCGAACGAGATCCAGGCGCACGTGATCGCGCGCCGGCTTTTGGAGGTGTGA
- a CDS encoding MaoC family dehydratase — protein sequence MARIHEPEYGRRLDDFAVGEVYAHPWDVTVDDGMIALFAASFQDATPTYASRTYAEALGFSARPVHPLLLLNLGLSFSVHDVSEQAIAHLAYIDVRFPEACYPGDTLTASSKVLGKKPSAKGDRGVVEVRTLLENQRGEVVCRFDRRALIRAGSVRERPASGWPEQSQREPGDQHLPAALREGVGPARRQAGFAGFFEDYAVGDVYFHSVGKTVGDSEHMQVTQLCRNSHPIHFDEIYCKESSFAKTRVVYGGLVLSWVLSLSSRDMSGNAVWDLGLDAGAHPNGTLAGDTLFAASRVEAKEEAGPNAGIVTLRVVGTKNQPPEALYADGALFVPELDKADGKMAEKVVEITRRLLVRRRPLR from the coding sequence ATGGCCAGGATTCACGAGCCCGAATACGGCCGGCGGCTGGACGATTTCGCCGTCGGCGAGGTCTACGCCCACCCTTGGGACGTGACGGTCGACGACGGCATGATCGCGCTGTTCGCCGCGTCGTTTCAGGACGCGACGCCGACCTACGCCAGCCGGACCTACGCCGAGGCGCTGGGCTTTTCGGCGCGGCCGGTGCACCCGCTGTTGCTCTTGAACCTGGGGCTCTCGTTCAGCGTGCACGACGTGAGCGAGCAGGCCATCGCGCACCTCGCGTACATCGACGTGCGCTTTCCGGAGGCCTGCTACCCCGGCGACACGCTGACCGCCTCCAGTAAGGTACTCGGCAAGAAGCCCAGCGCGAAGGGCGATCGGGGCGTGGTCGAGGTCCGCACCTTGCTCGAGAACCAGCGCGGCGAGGTGGTGTGCCGCTTCGACCGACGCGCGCTGATCCGGGCCGGCAGCGTGCGCGAGCGTCCGGCTTCGGGCTGGCCCGAGCAGAGCCAGCGCGAGCCCGGCGACCAGCACCTCCCCGCGGCGCTCCGCGAAGGCGTTGGGCCGGCCCGGCGCCAAGCCGGGTTCGCCGGGTTCTTCGAAGACTACGCCGTCGGCGACGTCTACTTCCACAGCGTGGGCAAGACGGTCGGCGACTCCGAGCACATGCAGGTGACGCAGCTGTGCAGGAACTCACACCCCATCCACTTCGACGAGATCTACTGCAAGGAGAGCTCCTTCGCGAAGACGCGGGTCGTGTACGGAGGCTTGGTCTTGTCCTGGGTGCTGTCGCTCTCCAGCCGCGACATGAGCGGGAACGCCGTCTGGGATCTGGGCCTCGACGCCGGCGCCCATCCGAACGGCACGCTGGCCGGCGACACGTTGTTCGCCGCTTCGCGCGTGGAGGCGAAGGAGGAGGCCGGGCCGAACGCCGGTATAGTGACCCTCCGCGTGGTGGGCACCAAGAACCAGCCACCGGAGGCGCTGTATGCAGACGGAGCGCTGTTCGTCCCGGAGCTGGACAAGGCGGACGGGAAGATGGCCGAGAAGGTCGTCGAGATCACCCGCCGGCTGCTGGTGCGCCGGCGCCCGCTGCGCTGA
- a CDS encoding hydantoinase B/oxoprolinase family protein encodes MAGGWQIAIDRGGTFTDCVGVSPSGEVGVVKVLSSDHAPLEGIRRLMGLGEGEPIPPCEVRLGTTLATNALLERRGKRTALAITRGFGDLLEIGTQARPELFALRIDKLPPLPESVLELDARLDAHGRVLTRPDEAALESELGRLRASGVESLAVVVIHSYLNPELELQVGAVAARVGFEHVALSHRVSPERGLLARTDTTLLDAYLTPLLGSHLSELAAALRGSTLLCMQSSGGLVDAAGLTGPHAILSGPAGGLVALGDTARRAGVSRAVGLDMGGTSTDVSRWAGELPLDYETEIAGVRVRAPMMSVHTIAAGGGSECRVEGARLTVGPESAGAHPGPLCYGDPAARELTLTDVNLLLGRLPPDRFPFPLERARAEQKLGELAAQLTTAGTLLAPLELGEGFVQVADSAMAEAIRRVSIARGHDVRDHALVVFGGAGGQHACGVARRLGIRRLLFHPLSGVLSAVGIGLADRVSHAERDAQSLLLDQQSLGALAPTFIELEAVARTELESGGYVPGDVRVSRRLDLRYAGSEARLTLDVAERADLESSFHDAHRQAFGYARPGHPIELACARVELRAPSGGFAARAPSPTSVRQEPFRRARLFHGGRWLEDVPCHLREALGPSAALHGPALVLEQTGTIFLEPGFTLRVLAEGLLDVRDTAEEARRPELSRGGAVVDPVLLEIMGSLYMSIAEQMGEALRRTAFSTNIRERLDFSCAVFDAEGGLVANAPHIPVHLGAMSESVRAVRKAHPRMNPGDVFVTNDPFAGGSHLPDITVVSPVHDAGGELAFYTACRGHHADVGGITPGSMPAFSRSIAEEGVVLSALPLVKGGVLERDAVLRALKSGPYPARDPDANLRDLEAQIAANATGARLLAELTLHYGLPLVRAYMGHVQGDAQARVERQIERIGDGDHRFADALDDGTPIVVNLKVQGRRMQVDFTGTGAEVDGNLNAPRAVTLAAVLYFLRTLVGAKIPLNGGCLRPVELRIPPGSVLCPSPGRAVCGGNVETSQRVVDVLFGAVGALAASQGSMNNLTFGGDGFTYYETIAGGAGAGPDFDGASAVHTHMTNTRITDAEVLESRFPVRLERFAVRRGSGGGGSHRGGDGVVRELTFLAPVELAIVSERRTLPPFGLGGGEPGARGVNRLDGRDIGGRVSQRVAAGARLRIETPGGGGYGAK; translated from the coding sequence ATGGCGGGCGGCTGGCAGATCGCGATCGACCGCGGCGGCACCTTCACCGACTGCGTCGGTGTGAGCCCGAGCGGCGAGGTCGGCGTGGTCAAGGTGCTCTCGAGCGATCACGCGCCGCTCGAGGGGATCCGTAGGTTGATGGGGCTCGGCGAGGGCGAGCCCATCCCGCCTTGCGAGGTGCGCCTGGGGACGACGCTCGCGACCAACGCGCTGCTCGAGCGACGCGGGAAGCGCACGGCGCTGGCGATCACGCGGGGGTTCGGCGATCTGCTCGAGATCGGCACCCAAGCTCGACCGGAGCTGTTCGCGCTCCGCATCGACAAGCTCCCCCCCTTGCCGGAGTCGGTCCTGGAGCTCGACGCACGCCTCGACGCGCACGGCCGAGTCCTCACGCGACCCGATGAAGCGGCGCTCGAGTCCGAGCTCGGCCGGCTCCGCGCGTCCGGCGTCGAGAGCCTGGCGGTCGTCGTCATCCATTCGTACCTGAACCCGGAGCTCGAGCTCCAGGTGGGCGCCGTCGCGGCGCGGGTCGGCTTCGAGCACGTCGCGCTGTCCCATCGCGTCTCGCCGGAGCGCGGCCTGCTCGCGCGCACCGACACCACGCTGCTCGACGCCTACCTCACGCCGCTGCTCGGGAGCCATCTCTCCGAGCTGGCGGCTGCGCTGCGAGGCTCGACGCTGCTCTGCATGCAGTCGAGCGGCGGTCTGGTGGACGCGGCGGGTCTGACCGGCCCGCACGCGATCCTGTCCGGCCCGGCCGGCGGCCTGGTCGCGTTGGGCGACACGGCGCGGCGCGCCGGCGTCTCTCGAGCCGTCGGGCTGGACATGGGCGGCACCTCGACCGACGTCTCGCGCTGGGCGGGCGAGCTCCCGCTGGACTACGAGACCGAGATCGCGGGCGTGCGCGTTCGCGCCCCGATGATGAGCGTCCACACCATCGCGGCCGGCGGGGGCTCGGAGTGCCGCGTCGAAGGAGCACGGCTGACGGTGGGCCCCGAGAGCGCCGGCGCGCACCCCGGACCGCTCTGCTACGGCGATCCGGCGGCGCGCGAGCTGACGCTCACCGACGTCAACCTGCTGCTCGGCCGGCTACCGCCGGACCGCTTCCCATTCCCGCTCGAGCGCGCGCGCGCGGAGCAGAAGCTCGGCGAGCTCGCGGCCCAGCTCACCACCGCGGGAACGCTGCTCGCTCCGCTCGAGCTCGGCGAAGGCTTCGTGCAAGTGGCGGACAGCGCCATGGCCGAGGCCATCCGGCGTGTCTCCATCGCGCGGGGGCACGACGTACGCGACCACGCGCTGGTGGTCTTCGGAGGAGCCGGCGGCCAGCACGCCTGCGGCGTGGCGCGCCGGCTGGGCATCCGCCGGCTCTTGTTCCACCCGCTCTCCGGCGTCCTGAGCGCCGTGGGCATCGGCCTCGCCGATCGCGTGAGCCACGCGGAGCGCGACGCGCAGAGCCTCCTGCTCGACCAGCAGAGCCTGGGCGCGCTGGCCCCCACCTTCATCGAGCTCGAGGCCGTCGCCCGCACGGAGCTGGAGAGTGGCGGCTACGTCCCCGGAGACGTCCGCGTGTCGCGACGGCTCGACCTCCGATACGCTGGCAGCGAAGCTCGGCTCACGCTCGACGTCGCGGAGCGCGCCGATCTCGAGAGCTCCTTCCACGACGCGCACCGGCAGGCGTTCGGATACGCCCGCCCGGGTCATCCCATCGAGCTCGCGTGCGCGCGCGTCGAGCTGCGAGCTCCCTCCGGCGGGTTCGCCGCGCGGGCTCCGTCGCCGACGAGCGTGCGCCAGGAGCCGTTCCGTCGCGCTCGCCTCTTCCACGGCGGGCGCTGGCTCGAGGACGTGCCGTGCCATCTGCGAGAAGCGCTCGGCCCGAGCGCGGCGCTCCACGGGCCGGCGCTGGTGCTCGAGCAGACCGGAACCATCTTCCTCGAGCCCGGCTTCACGCTCCGAGTGCTCGCGGAAGGTCTGCTCGACGTTCGCGACACCGCAGAAGAGGCGAGGCGCCCGGAGCTCTCCCGGGGCGGCGCGGTCGTCGATCCCGTGTTGCTCGAGATCATGGGCAGCCTGTACATGTCGATCGCCGAGCAGATGGGCGAAGCGCTGCGGCGCACCGCCTTCAGCACCAACATCCGCGAGCGGCTCGACTTCTCTTGCGCGGTGTTCGACGCCGAAGGCGGCCTGGTCGCCAACGCGCCGCACATCCCGGTCCACCTGGGCGCGATGAGCGAGTCGGTGCGGGCCGTGCGAAAGGCGCATCCGCGCATGAATCCCGGTGACGTGTTCGTGACCAACGATCCGTTCGCCGGGGGCTCCCACTTGCCGGACATCACGGTGGTGAGCCCGGTACACGACGCGGGCGGGGAGCTCGCGTTCTACACCGCCTGCCGCGGCCACCACGCCGACGTGGGTGGGATCACGCCGGGCTCGATGCCGGCATTCTCTCGCAGCATCGCCGAGGAGGGCGTCGTGCTGTCGGCGCTGCCGCTGGTCAAGGGCGGCGTGCTCGAGCGCGACGCCGTGCTCCGCGCCCTGAAGAGCGGGCCCTACCCGGCCCGCGATCCAGACGCCAACCTGCGGGACCTCGAGGCGCAGATCGCCGCCAACGCCACGGGCGCGCGGCTACTCGCCGAGCTCACCCTGCACTACGGGCTGCCGCTGGTGCGCGCCTACATGGGCCACGTGCAGGGCGACGCTCAGGCGCGCGTGGAGCGGCAGATCGAGCGCATCGGTGACGGCGACCACCGCTTCGCCGACGCCCTCGACGACGGCACACCCATCGTGGTGAACCTGAAGGTCCAGGGGCGGCGCATGCAGGTGGACTTCACCGGCACCGGCGCGGAGGTGGACGGCAACCTGAACGCACCGCGCGCGGTGACGCTGGCCGCGGTGCTGTACTTTCTGCGCACGCTGGTCGGTGCGAAGATCCCGCTGAACGGCGGGTGTCTCCGCCCCGTCGAGCTGAGGATCCCCCCAGGGAGCGTGCTCTGCCCGAGCCCCGGGCGCGCCGTGTGCGGCGGCAACGTCGAGACCAGTCAGCGTGTGGTGGACGTGCTGTTCGGCGCAGTCGGCGCACTCGCCGCGAGTCAAGGCAGCATGAACAACCTCACCTTCGGCGGAGACGGCTTCACCTACTACGAGACCATCGCCGGCGGCGCGGGCGCGGGCCCCGACTTCGACGGCGCCTCCGCGGTGCACACGCACATGACCAACACGCGCATCACCGACGCCGAGGTGCTGGAGAGCCGATTCCCGGTGCGACTGGAGCGCTTCGCCGTGCGCCGGGGCTCGGGGGGCGGAGGCTCGCACCGAGGGGGCGATGGCGTGGTGCGCGAGCTCACTTTCCTCGCGCCCGTCGAGCTCGCCATCGTCTCGGAGCGGCGCACACTCCCACCCTTCGGACTCGGGGGCGGCGAGCCGGGGGCCCGAGGCGTGAACCGCCTCGACGGCCGGGACATCGGCGGTCGCGTCAGCCAACGCGTGGCCGCCGGGGCACGGCTCCGCATCGAGACGCCCGGCGGCGGCGGTTACGGCGCGAAGTGA